The following coding sequences are from one Rutidosis leptorrhynchoides isolate AG116_Rl617_1_P2 chromosome 11, CSIRO_AGI_Rlap_v1, whole genome shotgun sequence window:
- the LOC139877094 gene encoding lactoylglutathione lyase-like yields MAYLLTANSLLRLSTTKPYYFASRIPSILTNSSTQVSLNRRRFVSSSMNPDNETPAKNPGLRSDPPDEATKGYIMQQTMYRIKDPEISLKFYSNVLGMSLLKRLDFPDMKFSLYFMGYEDTTSAPKDPIERTEWTFGKKATIELTHNWGTENDPNFQAYHNGNSDPRGFGHIGITVDDTYEACRRFESMGVKFVKKPDDGKMKGIAFITDPDGYWIEIFDRKNITNVAKVAGPKP; encoded by the exons ATGGCTTATTTATTGACCGCTAATTCATTATTACGATTATCTACAACCAAACCCTATTATTTTGCATCTAGAATCCCCTCAATTTTGACTAATTCTTCAACACAg GTCTCCTTAAACCGACGTCGTTTTGTATCGTCGTCAATGAATCCGGATAATGAAACGCCCGCAAAGAATCCGGGGCTCCGAAGTGATCCACCTGATGAAGCCACTAAAGGCTACATTATGCAACAAACT ATGTATCGCATTAAAGATCCAGAAATTAGTTTGAAATTCTACTCTAATGTGCTGGGAATGTC TTTGCTTAAGAGATTGGATTTTCCAGATATGAAATTTAGCTTGTACTTTATGGGCTACGAG GATACTACATCAGCTCCAAAAGATCCAATCGAGCGTACTGAATGGACGTTTGGTAAAAAGGCCACTATTGAGCTTACACA CAACTGGGGTACCGAGAACGATCCTAACTTCCAAGCGTATCATAATGGGAATTCTGATCCTCGTGGATTTG GACATATCGGTATAACAGTTGACGATACTTACGAAGCATGCCGCAGATTTGAGAGTATGGGCGTTAAATTTGTCAAAAAGCCCGATGATG GGAAAATGAAAGGGATCGCGTTTATTACAGATCCTGACGGCTACTGGATCGAGATATTTGACCGTAAAAACATTACTAATGTGGCCAAGGTGGCTGGTCCAAAACCATAG
- the LOC139875767 gene encoding uncharacterized protein yields MNIISIVGLGGIGKTTLVQILYNNEKVKDHFKLKVWFCVSDEFDVFKISKVIYQAVDEENKEFTDLDKLQVALKEKLSNKRLPVSFAKLINLRHLDMSGTPKLKKTPLGICGLTSLQTLTKVFITRDNSFKSFKLSDLESLVNLQGQLSIRGMEKVADSKQAIDANLEGKGIVSLEMEWGDKFDDSRNLQTEYEVIERLRPHNKLNKLNILNYGGMKFPSWFANSSFDKLTELTIKGCINCTHFNGIAFPLLEYLKVSNMPGLEKWSNCDGDKTTGTFLHLREIHLENCPKLVEVSIGLIPSLEVLVLKKCSEVVIRTMVVVSSTIQNLVIRDIENLTELDVDVLKHLGAVEILKIEFCVELMYLCDSESEACKFLVSLEKVSIRNCKKLKEVNVGSSNTKSVLRDVYLDSCSSLGSYNCPNTVEKLKISHCNSITSLTLSLPSSLKDLIIFYCDNLKSIADELPSSLEVLEIRSCKNLKSFPHEHLQSLTSLKEMKIFMCPSMDDLFSSGLWPPNLRILGIGELKKPMSEWGLQNYPTSLIQLTLYGNNSGVTAFAMEGDAANTASTSFLLPPSLIHLIILNFKNVESISEELLQQHLTHLQSLGIFYCPNIRDVPQSTSSLLLHRL; encoded by the exons ATGAACATCATTTCGATAGTTGGTCTAGGAGGAATCGGGAAAACAACTCTTGTGCAAATTTTGTACAACAACGAAAAAGTCAAGGATCACTTTAAACTCAAAGTATGGTTTTGTGTTTCTGATGAATTTGATGTATTTAAAATTAGCAAGGTGATTTATCAGGCGGTAGATGAGGAAAACAAAGAATTCACCGATTTGGATAAACTTCAAGTAGCCCTTAAAGAAAAACTTTCAAACAAAAG GTTACCAGTCAGTTTTGCTAAGTTAATAAATCTGCGACATCTTGACATGAGTGGTACTCCAAAGTTAAAGAAGACGCCCTTAGGGATATGTGGGTTAACGAGTCTACAAACTCTAACTAAGGTTTTTATCACACGAGATAACAGTTTCAAGAGTTTCAAGTTATCTGACCTTGAAAGCCTCGTGAATCTTCAGGGTCAACTTTCCATTAGAGGAATGGAAAAAGTGGCAGACTCAAAACAAGCAATTGATGCCAACTTAGAAGGAAAGGGTATTGTTAGTTTGGAAATGGAATGGGGTGATAAGTTTGATGATTCTCGGAATTTGCAAACAGAATATGAAGTGATTGAAAGACTGAGACCTCATAATAAGTTGAATAAACTGAATATTTTGAATTATGGGGGAATGAAATTTCCTAGTTGGTTTGCAAATTCTTCATTTGATAAGTTAACAGAGCTTACAATAAAAGGATGCATAAATTGTACACATTTTAATGGTATTGCATTTCCATTATTAGAATACTTGAAGGTTTCTAATATGCCAGGCTTGGAGAAATGGTCAAATTGTGATGGTGACAAAACTACTGGAACGTTTCTTCATCTTCGTGAAATTCATCTAGAAAATTGCCCGAAACTAGTTGAGGTGTCAATTGGATTAATACCGTCACTTGAGGTTTTGGTATTAAAGAAATGTTCTGAAGTAGTCATAAGAACCATGGTTGTTGTGTCTTCAACAATTCAAAATTTGGTTATTCGTGATATTGAAAATCTTACAGAACTTGATGTGGATGTTTTAAAACATCTCGGGGCAGTTGAAATATTAAAGATTGAATTTTGTGTTGAATTGATGTACCTTTGTGATTCCGAATCGGAGGCATGCAAGTTTCTAGTGAGTTTAGAAAAGGTGTCTATACGTAATTGTAAAAAGTTGAAAGAGGTTAATGTTGGAAGTAGTAACACCAAATCTGTGCTTAGGGATGTGTATCTTGATAGTTGTAGTTCATTGGGGAGTTACAATTGTCCTAATACCGTTGAGAAATTGAAGATCTCTCATTGTAATTCAATAACTTCATTGACCTTGTCACTTCCATCCTCTCTCAAAGATCTTATAATCTTTTATTGTGATAATCTAAAGTCGATCGCTGATGAGCTCCCATCCtctttggaagttcttgaaatcaGGTCTTGTAAGAATCTAAAGTCATTTCCTCATGAGCATTTGCAAAGTCTTACCTCTTTGAAAGAGATGAAGATATTTATGTGTCCAAGCATGGATGATTTATTTTCAAGTGGGTTGTGGCCTCCTAATTTACGGATCCTAGGAATAGGAGAGTTAAAGAAGCCAATGTCAGAGTGGGGGCTGCAGAATTACCCCACCTCACTTATTCAACTAACCTTGTATGGTAATAATTCAGGAGTAACTGCATTTGCAATGGAAGGAGATGCTGCAAATACTGcttcaacttcttttcttcttccaCCATCTCTAATTCATCTAATAATCTTGAATTTTAAAAATGTGGAATCAATTTCAGAGGAGCTCTTACAACAACACCTCACTCACCTTCAATCACTTGGTATATTTTACTGCCCAAACATTAGAGATGTCCCACAATCAACTTCATCCTTGCTATTACATAGACTGTAG
- the LOC139875768 gene encoding putative disease resistance RPP13-like protein 1, whose protein sequence is MAEIVLTSAVTVLIEKLLSGDLMNLTRSEGIASQLPNLKEKWEYIEAVLADASEKHITEKVVIKRLQELRHLAYDIDDVLDDMDTETLRIKLNDELRGSTSTGKVLKKIIPSCCTNFTPHNMMYGRKMRLMLDEITAKLKALEENKNILGLGINTTVELRSNKNHKRLEQTSLLDESTPILGREKDEAALLEKLLGDESRN, encoded by the coding sequence ATGGCCGAAATTGTTCTTACATCTGCTGTCACCGTTCTGATTGAAAAGCTACTCTCTGGTGACTTGATGAACCTGACTCGATCAGAAGGAATCGCATCTCAGCTACCAAACTTGAAGGAAAAGTGGGAATATATAGAAGCTGTGCTTGCTGATGCAAGTGAAAAGCACATAACAGAGAAAGTTGTTATAAAGCGGCTACAAGAGCTTCGTCATCTAGCTTATGACATAGATGATGTACTCGATGATATGGACACCGAAACTTTGCGTATAAAGTTGAATGATGAATTACGTGGCAGCACAAGCACCGGTAAGGTATTGAAAAAGATCATTCCAAGTTGTTGTACTAATTTCACACCTCATAACATGATGTATGGTCGTAAGATGCGTTTGATGCTAGATGAGATTACCGCCAAATTGAAAGCGCTTGAAGAGAATAAAAATATTTTAGGTCTAGGTATCAATACGACAGTTGAACTTAGATCAAACAAAAACCATAAACGACTGGAACAAACATCGCTGTTAGATGAATCTACTCCAATTTTGGGTCGGGAAAAGGATGAAGCGGCATTGCTCGAGAAGTTGTTGGGGGATGAATCACGTAATTAA
- the LOC139875769 gene encoding putative disease resistance RPP13-like protein 1 → MAEIVLTSTVTVLIEKLLYGDLMKLTRSEGITSQLQNLKEKWEYIEAVLADASEKQITEKVVIKRQQELPHLAYDIDDVLDDMATETLRIKLNDELRGSTSTGKVLKRSFQVVLLISHLIT, encoded by the coding sequence ATGGCCGAAATTGTTCTTACATCTACTGTCACCGTTCTGATTGAAAAGCTACTCTATGGTGACTTGATGAAACTGACTCGATCAGAAGGAATCACATCTCAGCTACAAAACTTGAAGGAAAAGTGGGAATATATAGAAGCTGTGCTTGCTGATGCAAGTGAAAAGCAGATAACAGAAAAAGTCGTTATAAAGCGGCAACAAGAGCTTCCTCATCTAGCTTATGACATAGATGATGTACTCGATGATATGGCCACCGAAACTTTGCGTATAAAGTTGAATGATGAATTACGTGGCAGCACAAGCACCGGTAAGGTATTGAAAAGATCATTCCAAGTTGTTTTACTAATTTCACACCTCATAACATGA